In Eublepharis macularius isolate TG4126 chromosome 4, MPM_Emac_v1.0, whole genome shotgun sequence, the following are encoded in one genomic region:
- the INPP1 gene encoding inositol polyphosphate 1-phosphatase produces the protein MAALLRSLLAASEKAANIAQLCRQEEALFSLLIEEKRGADKNKKFLQDFKTLADVLIQEVIKHDVGKEFPELQGYIRGEESNKFENGLGETVVVQVCPTQPETATLLQKVLDRNQTAAELLAAAVHQEVVLSDPALDDVTVTISTERMGVWIDPIDSTNQYIRGRGDVMPVNGVYPSGLHSALVLIGVYNRHSGEPVLGIINEPFFQEQMPDRRWKSRYHWGISYEDTNLSSLSRPLPQAVPRVVLSSNERAVLQKALAPLYGEQLCFASGAGYKMLCVALGFVDAYVLSEGTTFKWDSCGPHAILRALGGGIANLAGALRAWRTGQRNLLPELTYNQPVEGAMGADRWANSGGIVAYIHHDHLKAVIATVAAAGDV, from the exons ATGGCAGCTCTTCTGAGGAGCCTGCTCGCTGCTTCCGAGAAGGCTGCCAATATTGCCCAGTTGTGTCGCCAGGAGGAGGCGCTCTTCAGCTTGCTCATTGAGGAGAAGAGAGGAgcagacaaaaacaaaaaattcCTGCAAGATTTCAAGACCTTGGCAGATGTGCTGATCCAAGAGGTCATCAAGCATGACGTGGGCAAGGAG TTTCCAGAGTTACAAGGTTATATTCGCGGTGAGGAGTCCAACAAGTTTGAAAACGGTCTGG GAGAGACTGTGGTGGTGCAGGTCTGTCCCACCCAACCGGAAACAGCCACTTTGCTGCAGAAAGTCCTGGATCGGAACCAGACAGCCGCAGAACTGCTGGCAGCTGCTGTTCACCAGGAGGTGGTGCTTTCTGACCCAGCACTGGATGATGTGACTGTAACCATCTCCACCGAGCGCATGGGTGTGTGGATCGACCCCATAG ATTCCACCAATCAGTACATCCGTGGTCGTGGAGACGTGATGCCTGTAAATGGCGTCTACCCATCAGGACTGCACTCGGCATTGGTGCTAATAGGGGTCTACAACCGGCACTCAGGCGAACCTGTTCTAGGCATTATCAATGAGCCATTTTTCCAAGAACAGATGCCAGACCGTAG GTGGAAGAGCAGATATCACTGGGGCATCTCCTATGAAGACACCAACCTGAGCTCGCTAAGCCGGCCCCTGCCTCAGGCCGTCCCTCGTGTGGTATTGAGCAGCAATGAGAGAGCCGTGCTGCAGAAGGCCCTGGCACCTCTGTATGGTGAGCAGCTGTGCTTTGCCTCAGGTGCCGGGTACAAAATGCTGTGTGTGGCCCTGGGCTTTGTGGATGCCTACGTGCTCTCAGAGGGCACCACCTTCAAATGGGATTCATGTGGCCCCCACGCCATCCTTCGGGCCCTTGGTGGGGGCATTGCTAATCTTGCAGGGGCGTTGCGTGCTTGGCGCACCGGCCAGCGCAACTTGCTGCCCGAACTGACCTACAACCAGCCAGTAGAGGGCGCCATGGGTGCTGATCGCTGGGCCAACAGTGGCGGTATTGTAGCCTATATTCACCACGACCATCTCAAGGCTGTCATAGCCACCGTGGCAGCGGCAGGTGATGTTTGA